A stretch of Hoplias malabaricus isolate fHopMal1 chromosome 10, fHopMal1.hap1, whole genome shotgun sequence DNA encodes these proteins:
- the cenpw gene encoding centromere protein W, which translates to MKRNAPRAALRSHMRKRADLRVGKNAELMVQLNLLLVLHRLAEESRVKAFEEKKDKIQVHHVKAVAKKLLKSTRG; encoded by the exons ATGAAGAGGAATGCGCCAAGAGCAGCGCTGAGGTCTCACATGAGGAAAAGAGCCGATCTCCGAGTGGGAAAGAACGCGGAGTTGATG GTCCAGCTGAATCTGCTGCTTGTCCTACATCGACTGGCTGAGGAATCCAGAGTGAAGGcctttgaggaaaaaaaagacaagatcCAAGTTCATCATGTCAAAGCTGTTGCAAAG AAACTGTTGAAGAGCACACGAGGATGA